CCGAAACAATACCGCCCAGCCTCCTTACACTTTAAAGAAAGTTAAAAACAATACCGGCGGGGAAGTCGATATAAGCTATAAAAACGCCAAGTCGTATGATAATAATTCCAAAATGAAAAGCGACATGTTTGTCGTGGAAAAAATCAGCTATTACGACCGGGAGGAAAAAAAGGAGGAAAATACTTACTCTTACGAGGGCGGCGCTCATCTGCGGGAAGAGGACGATCCTTTCAGCTGGGAGTTCAGGGGATTTAATGAAATAAAGACTGCCGACCGCGAAGGCAATTATACCCTTGAATTTTTCCATCAGGGAAACGAAACCGCCTCTTCGACCGGAGAATTCGAAGACCATATTTCGAAAAAGGGAAAAATATACCGCCAAGAATCTTATGACGCGAACGGCAACCTGTATTCACTGCGGATAAATAAATACGATAAAACAGATTTGGGAGACGGACGGTTTTTCCCCAAGCTGGTTAGCGCGTTAACTATTGATTATGACGGCAACGAAAGCTATAGGGCTAAAGCCAGCGCTTTCCAATACGACAGTTTCGGAAATATTACCAATAAAATAGATTATGGCGAGGTTAACTCCATAACCGGAAGCGGCGGATTTGCCGATACCGGAACCGATCTGGCTTCAACGACTATCAGCTATATAGCCAGTACGACTCCGAATATTGTCGGCCTGCCTTCGCGCGAACTATTGGAAAACCAAAGCGGAAACAAAGTTCGGGAAACGAAATATTATTATGATAGCTTGGCTTTCGGAAGCGTAAGCCGGGGAAATTTAACCAAAGAAGAAAGATGGAAAACCGGAACCAGTTATGTTGATATAGAAAAAACCTATAATAGCTACGGCCTTATAACCGAGGAAAAAGACCCTAGGGACAAAGCGGCCAGCTTTACTTATGACAGCAGTAATTTAATGGTCGCCACTTCTACCAACCCGCTTAGCCAATCAACCGGGTATTATTACGACTATTCTTCGGGAAAACCGATTAAGACGATTGATCCCAATGGGCGCGCTTTTGAAATAGTCTTGGATGCTTTCGACCGGGTAATCGAAGAGAAACAGCCGGATATTGATACGCCGTCCACCCTGGTTTTAAAATCCAGCTATGAGTATGACGATACCGGCCTGCCGCGGATGATTAAGAAGACCGACTATCTTACGGCCAGTTCGAGCGTTGAAAGCTATACCTATCTTGACGGATTCGGCCGGAAAATTCAGGAAAGAAAAAAGTCCGAAGAAGAAAATATTTATTCGGTAAAAGATTACGCCTACAATAGCCGCGGATTATTGGATAAAGAGACCTTGCCTTATTTTATCTCCGGAGCCAGCTCAACGCCGATGACCGCGACCAGTACTTTGCATATCCTTTATTCTTATGACCCGCTTCAAAGAGTAATGGCTGTAGTGAATAGCATAGCGACAACCACCAGCGCCTATGACGATTGGAAGGTAACCGTAATTGACGGCGAAGAGAAAGAAAAAGGCCTTTACAAAGACGCTTATGATAATTTAGTCCGGGTGGATGAGCATAACGCGACCTCTACCTATTCGACTTATTACGAATATAATCTTTTAAATAACCTTACAAAGATTACCGACGCGCTGGGCAACGTCCGAAACTTCACTTATGACGGATTAGGAAGAAGGCTAACGGCCGAAGACTTGCACGCGGCTGGGGACGGGACTTACGGAACCTGGACCTATACTTTTGACGATTCAGGCAATCTTGATTCGTCCTTGGATCCGAAATCGCAAACCGTAAATTACGCTTACGATGATATTAACCGAATTTTGACTGAAAATTACGCCGGCCAAGCCGGAACCGAAACAAGCTATGGCTATGATGCCTGTTTAAATGGAAAGGGAAGGCTCTGCTCGGCGACAACTACGGCCAGCGTATTGAATTTGTCATATAATCCGCTGGGCCTGGTTTTAAGCGAAAGGAAAACTATCGCAACGACTACTTATGAAACGACGTACGATTACGACCGCCAGGCAAACCAAGCCTTAATAATACTCCCGGATGAAACGGAAATAAAATACGAGTACAATTCCGCGGGCCTTTTGGAGAAAGTTTTAAAAAAAGAGGCCGGGGAGGCCCAATACGCGGACGTGGTTTTGGATTATGACTATTCTCCCTTGGGGCAGGTTGCTTTTAAAGAAGATAATAATGGAAACGTAACCTACGCTAGTTATGACCCGGATAAGCTCTACCGGCTAACGAATAAATATACCCTAAAGCGCCAGTATGAAGAAATGGGGCTTTTAGGAGAAGGCATGAGTCTGGTTGAAAGTCCGCCGGAGTCTGTACCTAGCGGCGAATTAGTCCGGGACGGTTTGGCAATAGCCAATTCCGACGGCTCAATTACTTTAAACAATCCGGTGGAATTAATAGATAAGAGGGATAGAAAAAGCGAATCCTATCTCATAGGCTATGCCCCTGACGGCAAAAGAATAGTTAGGGGGAATTTTTACGGCGGAGATATTAACTATTACGACGGGCAAACGGCAAGCTTTGAAAAAATCGACACTTCTTTAATTGAAGATGGCGGCGGCCTTCCTGTCGGCGAGGAAGGCTGGAGGATGGAAAAAGCCAGCTACCATGCCCGGCTGAAAAAGAATCTGGAAAATGACTTTGTAACTTTTATTAATCAGGGCTGTGAGCTGTCTTTTTCGCTTTTGGGAAAAGACGGCTTAAATATTAAAGCGGAAAAGACGAGCGAAGGGAAGTGGACTGATAAGCAGGCTGTATATAAAGACGCCCTCGGGAAAGGTATCGATCTGTCAATCAGCCTGAATAACGAAGCGCTGATAAAGGAAGCGGTAATTAATAACCTAGCCTCCCTCGGCAGCCTTAAAGGAAAAGAATATTATGAAATTCCTTTTAAGCTTACTTCCAATAAAAAAATCGATATAATAGCCGCTGGCAAAAAATTAAGCGAGGCAGGCAGTATTTTAACTGGTGAAGGGGCGGAAGTTGTTGACGAAGACGGAATAAAATCATATATCTGGGCGCCTTACGCCAAAGACGGCTCGGAAATTATCAATAGTAAAAATATCGAAATTTTTTATGAGATTAAGAGCGACGGAATTTATCTTACGAAAAAAATACCGGTAAGCTGGTTAAAAGAAGCTAACTTCCCGGTTAGAACTGACGCGACCGTAAGCTATTATTCCGGAGCCGGGGACGGCCGGGTTTCCAGCGACGGCTACTCAACCTGGACCCGCTGCCGGAATGAGACTATGGGTAGTTTTGCCGGCCCGACAGTAACTGATGATTATGCCGCCGGCTCATCATTTGTATCTTCGACATGCAGCGTGTTAAGGGGATTTTTTCCGGTTGACACGTCCGCCCTTCCGGAAAACGCGGTTATCAATTCGGCCATAATGAAAATGTATTTACTGTACGTTTATGACGCGGATAATGATGGAAACGATTTTATGGTCTTAGTCCAATCTTCCCAGGCGACCACCACTACTCTTACGGCGGATGACTTTGAGCAGGTTGGAACAACCGAGGGCTCTGACCGGCTAGACCTTACCGGTCAGGCAACCGGGGAATATAAAAGCTTTACTCTGAATGGAACCGGACTGGGATGGATAAATAAATCCGGCAATACTATGCTCGCCCTGCGCGATGGCCACGACCTGCAGGACGAGGAGCCCTCACCCGGTAATTATTTCTA
This sequence is a window from Patescibacteria group bacterium. Protein-coding genes within it:
- a CDS encoding SpvB/TcaC N-terminal domain-containing protein, translated to MLHKRIFTIFFLFTFIFQGTFIIFKPALGAEEIPAEPAAGESEAGASDNNLPPDNNTTENNEIIGLGNENPDGESSPVDAETPADNNTENNEAVPEAAPQEEALTLDEDPDLPVDRNGENTFCKNCDLKQTNGALNYTYHFEIPKGRNGIEPEINLIYSQLNRAADSIAGYGWELNTGGYVEREKRKGIEDIYSLNEFKLNFNGGTSTLLPVDLTDSTHGQYGAKAEEAFFKYEFLDNDSWLVTDTRGTKYYYGQSAGSRQNPTGYTYKWMLDKIEDTNGNFVSFSYHKDSGQIYPEEIEYTKHGEEEGKYLIRFEPFATGTSTPASNYSYSSGAEVNTRYRVDKITVTVIGENNDDPIKEYRLDYGTKSLISYDFLTSIQEFGWNGSAFESLPEIEFEYNDGGTGWDYYNNNSGYPFDINPVSPYIWGDLNADSYDDFSRLESGKTVVKSYLNNTGAWWNYTDNWQMPYEEGLYDHRNNLLLDINNDGYADFLSFNNYSLLDVYINNKTDDWGGRQSSSGWYAYYPPNGAVIYADANADGLADTFSYSGCGGSTCYIAPIYNNGTTGWSASGQGPEIYESNNTRLLDYNNDGLSDIIEWNSQRAGKLITQIGSEDWREESFFVPGQNTDYLGNTLPFMFADINGDGLTDLITQGATSTEKFYFSNGKNGWSEAGDDWSEGLNPIYPVHHWFVDQNNDGFTDIISSSRELYRNNTAQPPYTLKKVKNNTGGEVDISYKNAKSYDNNSKMKSDMFVVEKISYYDREEKKEENTYSYEGGAHLREEDDPFSWEFRGFNEIKTADREGNYTLEFFHQGNETASSTGEFEDHISKKGKIYRQESYDANGNLYSLRINKYDKTDLGDGRFFPKLVSALTIDYDGNESYRAKASAFQYDSFGNITNKIDYGEVNSITGSGGFADTGTDLASTTISYIASTTPNIVGLPSRELLENQSGNKVRETKYYYDSLAFGSVSRGNLTKEERWKTGTSYVDIEKTYNSYGLITEEKDPRDKAASFTYDSSNLMVATSTNPLSQSTGYYYDYSSGKPIKTIDPNGRAFEIVLDAFDRVIEEKQPDIDTPSTLVLKSSYEYDDTGLPRMIKKTDYLTASSSVESYTYLDGFGRKIQERKKSEEENIYSVKDYAYNSRGLLDKETLPYFISGASSTPMTATSTLHILYSYDPLQRVMAVVNSIATTTSAYDDWKVTVIDGEEKEKGLYKDAYDNLVRVDEHNATSTYSTYYEYNLLNNLTKITDALGNVRNFTYDGLGRRLTAEDLHAAGDGTYGTWTYTFDDSGNLDSSLDPKSQTVNYAYDDINRILTENYAGQAGTETSYGYDACLNGKGRLCSATTTASVLNLSYNPLGLVLSERKTIATTTYETTYDYDRQANQALIILPDETEIKYEYNSAGLLEKVLKKEAGEAQYADVVLDYDYSPLGQVAFKEDNNGNVTYASYDPDKLYRLTNKYTLKRQYEEMGLLGEGMSLVESPPESVPSGELVRDGLAIANSDGSITLNNPVELIDKRDRKSESYLIGYAPDGKRIVRGNFYGGDINYYDGQTASFEKIDTSLIEDGGGLPVGEEGWRMEKASYHARLKKNLENDFVTFINQGCELSFSLLGKDGLNIKAEKTSEGKWTDKQAVYKDALGKGIDLSISLNNEALIKEAVINNLASLGSLKGKEYYEIPFKLTSNKKIDIIAAGKKLSEAGSILTGEGAEVVDEDGIKSYIWAPYAKDGSEIINSKNIEIFYEIKSDGIYLTKKIPVSWLKEANFPVRTDATVSYYSGAGDGRVSSDGYSTWTRCRNETMGSFAGPTVTDDYAAGSSFVSSTCSVLRGFFPVDTSALPENAVINSAIMKMYLLYVYDADNDGNDFMVLVQSSQATTTTLTADDFEQVGTTEGSDRLDLTGQATGEYKSFTLNGTGLGWINKSGNTMLALRDGHDLQDEEPSPGNYFYAYYSEEAGTSKDPYLEVVYFDDSSAPSAPSSLQTEGETNPGSVIDPTPEFSAIYNDQDNGDAAFYYRIQIAASANWTNLIWDS